From a single Opisthocomus hoazin isolate bOpiHoa1 chromosome 6, bOpiHoa1.hap1, whole genome shotgun sequence genomic region:
- the PALD1 gene encoding paladin, which yields MGTTASAAQQAVSASPLESRATGDGSMEDQHSLSIHSFHTLGLHNSKAKSIITNKVAPVVITYNCREEFQIHDDLLKANYAVGRISEAMLEHYLVQGKYFMVRDIYGKLDVLNTTGSCGAPNFRQAKGGYAVFGMGQPSLSGFKLVLQKLQREGHKEYVFFCVREEPVVFLRLEGDFVSYTPRGKENLHENLQCLQQRLQAESLELAIRKEIHDFAQLSESVYYVYNDIERLRDEPHTVRVQCEEDIQVTEEVYRRPVFLLPSYRYHRLPLPAEGAPLEEQFDAFIRFLRESPSLLLRDPSRPPPALLFGCQTGVGRTNLAMAMGTLVLHHHRGATQKPDFPLPSKTSPRDRLRVIQTFIEMVPKGQQIVEEVDSAIASCSEMHDMKEAIYEYKKKLEGIGEDYQIQGSSTKEYFLQRTLQSLERYFYLIAFNYYLHEQYPLGFALSFSRWMCRHPELYRLQAEMNSSELTVTGDIITKGMRVLVADTRFCLDVLSTAKEMSVANFRRVPKMPVYGTAQPSSKTLGSVLRYLMDAKRKHARIVWINLREEAVLEGNEQIYTLREPGYLEELIPVPTTSPQQLEKLEATLKGDLLKCQKWLEVYLESEKQMKMFKSCLTTQEIFSQQKNSCQGLTYHRIPIPDFCAPKEQDFDRLLDAMKSALAEDSQAAFVFNCASGRGRTTTAMVIAVLTLWHFNGIPEMSEEEIVSVPDAKYTKGEFEVVMKVVQLLPDGHRMKKEVDMALDTVSETMTPMHYHLREIIICTYRQGKSGKDEKETRMLQLRSLQYLERYIYLILFNAYLHLEKKDSWQRPFSLWMCEVAAVAGVYEVLNQLGFPELESLEGKRLCTLRGRWQAQGGTSRPFRGDFV from the exons ATGGGTACGACCGCCAGCGCGGCACAGCAGGCAGTCTCGGCATCCCCCCTGGAGAGCAGGGCGACGGGCGACGGCAGCATGGAGGACCAGCACTCCCTCAGCATCCACTCCTTCCACACCCTGGGGCTCCACAACAGCAAGGCCAAGTCCATCATCACCAACAAAGTGGCGCCCGTGGTCATCAC GTACAACTGCAGGGAGGAGTTTCAGATCCACGATGACCTGCTGAAGGCCAACTACGCGGTGGGACGTATTTCTGAGGCCATGCTGGAACACTACCTTGTGCAG GGGAAATATTTCATGGTCAGGGATATATATGGCAAATTAGATGTCTTGAACACTACCGGCAGCTGTGGCGCTCCCAATTTCCGACAAGCCAAAGGAGGTTACGCCGTGTTCGGCATGGGGCAACCCAGCCTCAGTGGCTTCAAGCTcgtgctgcagaagctgcagagagAGGGCCACAAG GAGTACGTCTTCTTCTGTGTCCGCGAGGAGCCCGTGGTCTTCCTGCGGTTGGAGGGGGACTTTGTGTCCTACACCCCCCGGGGCAAGGAGAACCTTCATGAGAACCTCCAGTGCTTGCAGCAAAGGCTGCAGGCAGAGAGCCTGGAGCTGGCCATCCGTAAGGAG ATCCACGACTTTGCGCAGCTGAGCGAGAGCGTCTACTACGTCTACAATGACATCGAGCGCTTGCGGGATGAGCCCCACACTGTGCGGGTGCAGTGTGAGGAGGATATCCAGGTGACGGAGGAGGTCTACCGCAGACCCGTCTTCCTTCTGCCCTCCTACAG GTACCACCGGCTGCCCCTGCCCGCTGAAGGAGCCCCTTTGGAGGAGCAGTTCGACGCTTTCATCCGCTTCCTCAGG GAGagccccagcctgctgctgcgggaccccagcagaccccccccaGCGCTGCTCTTCGGCTGCCAGACTGGCGTGGGCAGGACCAACCTGGCTATGGCCATGGGCACGCTCGTCCTCCACCACCACCGAGGAGCCACCCAGAAGCCCGA CTTCCCCCTGCCATCTAAAACATCTCCCAGGGACAGGCTTCGGGTCATCCAGACCTTCATCGAGATGGTCCCCAAAGGCCAGCAGATAGTCGAGGAG GTGGACAGTGCCATCGCCTCCTGCTCAGAGATGCATGACATGAAGGAAGCCATCTACGAGTACAAGAAGAAGCTAGAAGGGATCGGGGAGGACTATCAGATCCAG GGGAGCAGCACCAAAGAGTATTTCCTCCAGAGGACTTTGCAGAGCCTCGAACgctatttctacttgattgctttCAACTACTACCTTCATGAGCAG TACCCCCTGGGCTTTGCCCTCAGCTTCAGCAGGTGGATGTGCCGGCACCCCGAGCTCTACCGGCTGCAGGCGGAGATGAACTCGTCAGAGCTGACTGTCACTGGGGATATCATCACCAAGGGGATGCGAGTGCTG GTGGCAGACACTCGCTTCTGCCTGGACGTGCTGAGCACTGCCAAGGAGATGAGCGTGGCCAACTTCCGACGGGTGCCCAAGATGCCCGTCTACGGGACGGCACAGCCCAGCTCCAAG ACCCTGGGAAGTGTCCTGCGCTACCTGATGGACGCCAAGAGGAAGCACGCCCGCATCGTTTGGATCAACCTCCGGGAAGAAGCCGTCCTGGAGGGGAATGAGCAGATCTATACGCTGCGGGAGCCCGGGTACCTGGAGGAGCTGATCCCTGTGCCCACCACCTcgccccagcagctggag AAACTAGAGGCTACCCTAAAGGGTGACCTGCTGAAGTGCCAGAAGTGGCTGGAGGTGTACCTGGAGTCAGAGAAGCAGATGAAGATGTTCAAGAGCTGCCTCACCACACAGGAGATATTCAGCCAGCAGAAGAACTCCTGCCAGGGGCTGACCTACCACCGCATCCCCATCCCCGACTTCTGCGCTCCTAAGGAGCag GATTTTGACCGGCTGCTGGACGCAATGAAGAGTGCCCTGGCCGAGGACTCGCAGGCAGCCTTCGTGTTCAACTGCGCCAGCGGCCGAGGCAGGACCACCACGGCCATGGTCATCGCTGTCCTCACCCTCTGGCACTTCAAC GGCATCCCCGAGATGAGCGAGGAGGAAATCGTGAGTGTGCCTGACGCCAAGTACACCAAAGGGGAGTTCGAG GTGGTGATGAAGGTGGTCCAGCTCCTGCCTGACGGTCACCGGATGAAGAAGGAAGTGGACATGGCCCTGGACACCGTCAGCGAGACCATGACGCCCATGCATTACCACCTCCGAGAAATCATCATCTGCACCTACCGGCAG GGGAAGTCGGGCAAGGATGAGAAGGAGACACGGATGCTGCAGCTGAGGAGCCTGCAGTACCTGGAACGCTACATCTACCTGATCCTCTTCAATGCCTACCTGCACCTGGAGAAGAAGGACTCCTGGCAGCGGCCCTTCAGCCTCTGGATGTGCGAG